The Dehalococcoidales bacterium genome has a segment encoding these proteins:
- a CDS encoding SPFH domain-containing protein → MTAIAIGVVVFGALILFMMAIKIVPEYGRGVISRLGRLLGAKGPGFFLIIPFVDRIVKRDMRVVTMNVPSQEVITKDNVTVMVNAVVYFRASLLLSYRHIGFDQSGGFLQACL, encoded by the coding sequence TTGACGGCAATTGCTATTGGAGTAGTTGTGTTTGGGGCGCTAATACTGTTTATGATGGCGATTAAGATCGTGCCGGAGTATGGACGGGGGGTTATTTCCCGCCTGGGGCGGCTGCTCGGGGCTAAGGGGCCTGGTTTCTTTCTCATCATTCCTTTCGTTGACAGAATTGTGAAGAGGGACATGCGTGTGGTAACAATGAATGTCCCCTCGCAGGAAGTAATCACCAAGGATAATGTTACCGTCATGGTAAATGCAGTAGTGTACTTCCGGGCAAGCCTACTTCTGTCTTATCGTCATATCGGGTTTGACCAATCTGGTGGTTTTCTACAGGCTTGTTTATAG